From one Streptomyces sp. CA-210063 genomic stretch:
- a CDS encoding helix-turn-helix transcriptional regulator, with protein sequence MALIRPSVEDPQRMHALNPQLGMEMLIARQQAELAVQQQRVEEGRAAAARIISEFALDDSATVKGDAEHVEGLDNIRDHLAAMNNEVEDEFLTFAPGGAQTEENMRNSRPLNRRLLDRGVRMRTVYLDSIRNDSASVAHAEWLTSHGAQVRTAPSLPNRMIIWDRRVALIAANSDDTAAGVTIHRAQGTVAALAALFENVWQTAEPFGVESRPKEPDGLNPQQLEALRLLALGHTDEMVAKRLGVSARTARRIATTLMEHFDSRSRFQAGVRAAQQGFIQG encoded by the coding sequence ATGGCGCTCATACGGCCGTCCGTCGAGGACCCGCAGCGTATGCACGCGCTCAATCCCCAGCTGGGCATGGAGATGCTGATCGCCCGGCAGCAGGCCGAACTCGCCGTTCAACAGCAGCGGGTGGAGGAGGGCCGGGCGGCGGCCGCGCGCATCATCTCGGAATTCGCCCTCGATGATTCCGCGACGGTGAAGGGGGACGCGGAGCACGTCGAGGGTCTCGACAATATCCGGGATCATCTGGCCGCGATGAACAACGAGGTCGAGGACGAGTTTCTCACCTTCGCGCCCGGCGGTGCCCAGACCGAGGAGAACATGCGGAACTCACGGCCGTTGAACCGGCGGCTGCTGGACCGCGGTGTGCGGATGCGGACCGTCTACCTCGACAGCATCCGCAACGACTCCGCCTCGGTGGCGCACGCGGAGTGGCTCACCTCGCACGGGGCGCAGGTGCGGACGGCGCCCTCGCTGCCCAACCGGATGATCATCTGGGACAGGCGGGTCGCGCTCATCGCCGCGAACAGCGACGACACGGCGGCGGGGGTCACGATCCATCGGGCGCAGGGCACCGTGGCCGCCCTGGCCGCCCTGTTCGAGAACGTATGGCAGACGGCCGAGCCGTTCGGGGTGGAGAGCCGTCCGAAGGAGCCCGACGGGTTGAACCCCCAGCAGTTGGAGGCGCTGCGCCTGTTGGCACTGGGGCACACGGACGAGATGGTCGCCAAGCGGCTCGGGGTCTCGGCGCGCACGGCCCGCCGTATCGCCACCACCCTGATGGAGCACTTCGACTCCCGCAGCCGGTTCCAGGCGGGAGTGCGGGCCGCCCAGCAGGGGTTCATCCAGGGCTGA
- a CDS encoding holo-ACP synthase codes for MNLRIGIDVLDRDELRALLDRPWFLRFGYAPEETALADAMGAERRLEFLAGRFAAKEAVLKVLGTGMLQGVAPHEIWVDRDTDGAPVVRFRGRAARLGPPDIALSITHKQNVVAAVAIALPDGVSGSTAKPTARPTDRPIASSIDSSIDSSIDRKPERKIDREEFAIMSSAADSDEDHRSSEGHAEQHTMAFLRVRVGQEEAHYGGGLVDGARVLRLFGDLVTEITVRTDSDEGLLSEYSDVRFTAPVRPGDYIEASGRLVRSTRLRRIVELRAHKVIAARPGDTGDSAAEVLDEPQLVCSATATTVVPIGKVARKRAAAGSDGAVTAVTAAAASGAAGSAGTGIADGAASLTRPVPTTTVAATTTATTAATAATREP; via the coding sequence TTGAACCTGCGGATCGGCATCGACGTGCTCGACCGCGACGAACTCCGCGCGCTGCTCGACCGGCCGTGGTTCCTGCGGTTCGGTTACGCCCCTGAGGAGACGGCTCTCGCCGACGCTATGGGTGCCGAGCGCCGTCTGGAGTTCCTGGCCGGGCGGTTCGCCGCCAAGGAGGCGGTGCTCAAGGTGCTGGGGACCGGGATGCTCCAGGGCGTCGCGCCCCACGAGATCTGGGTGGACCGGGACACCGACGGGGCTCCCGTCGTCCGGTTCCGGGGGCGCGCGGCGCGGTTGGGGCCGCCGGACATCGCCCTGTCCATCACCCACAAGCAGAACGTCGTCGCGGCGGTCGCGATCGCCCTGCCCGACGGCGTCTCCGGTTCCACCGCCAAGCCCACCGCCAGGCCCACCGACAGACCCATCGCCAGCTCCATCGACAGCTCCATCGACAGCTCCATCGACAGAAAGCCCGAAAGAAAGATCGACAGAGAGGAGTTCGCCATCATGTCGTCCGCGGCGGACAGCGACGAGGACCACCGCAGCTCAGAGGGGCATGCGGAGCAGCACACCATGGCCTTCCTGCGCGTACGGGTCGGTCAGGAGGAGGCCCACTACGGCGGTGGTCTGGTGGACGGCGCCCGGGTCCTGCGGCTCTTCGGGGATCTGGTCACCGAGATCACCGTACGGACGGACAGCGACGAGGGGCTGCTCTCCGAGTACTCCGACGTCCGGTTCACCGCGCCCGTGCGTCCCGGCGACTACATCGAGGCGAGCGGCCGGCTCGTGCGCAGCACCAGGTTGCGCCGGATCGTGGAGCTGCGGGCCCACAAGGTGATCGCCGCCCGGCCCGGCGACACCGGTGACAGCGCGGCCGAGGTGCTCGACGAGCCCCAACTCGTCTGCTCGGCGACGGCCACGACGGTGGTGCCGATCGGGAAGGTCGCCAGGAAGAGGGCGGCGGCTGGGAGCGACGGGGCTGTTACGGCTGTTACGGCTGCTGCGGCTTCTGGGGCTGCCGGAAGCGCCGGGACCGGCATCGCCGACGGCGCCGCATCACTCACCCGGCCGGTCCCCACCACCACCGTCGCTGCCACCACCACCGCCACCACCGCCGCCACCGCCGCGACGAGGGAGCCCTGA
- a CDS encoding alanine racemase has protein sequence MSAVGVQIQGKSFEDLAEEFGTPLFVYDADVLEGTFRELRGLLPESVDIFFSLKANPNISVCAFLGARGAGAEVSSYAELVTALRAGVAPRNIIFLGPGKDLRELTACVEAGIHAVVCESLEELRQLDRLAGERGAKVPVVLRVNPSFSAKGSGLAMGGKPRQFGIDEEELRGLKGELADLRNVRVRGVHAYMGTRFLQHEDVVRNTREVLAAAEDLAGRLGFPLETVDFGGGLGVAYFDNEEDLDLAALGEGMRAAIAPFAARNPRCRLIIELGRFLTATAGTYVVRARYVKESRGETFVVADGGTNHHMAAVGVGSFVKRNFPVVHLSRPTGRRVGRTSPSSSASPSSPSSASPSEATSPSEPASPSEPSVRRYTLTGPLCTPNDVVAKKVELPEVRPGDLLGVERSGAYGPTASPGLFLSHGYPAEVIVHRGRAHLVRERDTTEDLLAKQRLVDFGLGSGLDLGSGSGSGSGSGLNSGSGSGSGSGSGSGSGLNSGFDFDGTS, from the coding sequence GTGAGTGCAGTAGGCGTCCAGATCCAGGGAAAATCGTTCGAAGACCTCGCCGAAGAATTCGGCACGCCGTTGTTCGTCTACGACGCGGACGTGCTGGAGGGGACCTTTCGCGAACTGCGCGGACTGCTTCCCGAGTCCGTCGACATCTTCTTCTCGCTCAAGGCCAACCCGAACATCAGCGTGTGCGCGTTCCTCGGTGCGCGGGGTGCGGGGGCCGAGGTCTCCTCGTACGCCGAACTGGTCACCGCGCTCCGGGCCGGCGTCGCGCCGCGGAACATCATTTTCCTGGGGCCCGGCAAGGACCTGCGGGAGCTGACGGCCTGTGTCGAGGCGGGGATTCACGCGGTGGTGTGTGAATCGCTGGAAGAGCTACGACAGTTGGACCGTCTGGCGGGCGAGCGCGGGGCCAAGGTCCCGGTGGTCCTCCGGGTGAATCCCTCCTTCAGTGCCAAGGGGTCCGGGCTGGCCATGGGTGGGAAGCCCCGGCAGTTCGGTATCGACGAGGAGGAACTGCGGGGCCTCAAGGGGGAGTTGGCGGATCTGCGGAACGTCCGGGTGCGGGGCGTCCACGCGTACATGGGGACGCGGTTCCTCCAGCACGAGGACGTGGTCCGCAACACCCGGGAGGTGCTTGCCGCCGCCGAGGATCTGGCGGGGCGGCTCGGTTTCCCGCTGGAGACCGTGGACTTCGGCGGCGGTCTGGGAGTCGCCTACTTCGACAACGAGGAAGACCTGGACCTGGCGGCCCTCGGCGAGGGCATGCGCGCCGCGATCGCGCCCTTCGCCGCGCGCAACCCGAGGTGCCGGCTGATCATCGAGCTCGGCCGCTTCCTCACGGCGACGGCCGGCACGTATGTCGTACGCGCCCGGTATGTGAAGGAGTCCAGGGGTGAGACGTTCGTCGTCGCGGACGGCGGCACGAACCATCACATGGCGGCGGTCGGTGTCGGCAGCTTCGTCAAGCGCAACTTTCCCGTCGTCCACCTGAGTCGACCGACCGGGCGGAGGGTCGGGCGGACCTCGCCGTCGTCGTCGGCCTCGCCGTCGTCGCCGTCGTCGGCCTCGCCGTCCGAGGCGACCTCGCCCTCCGAACCGGCCTCGCCCTCCGAGCCGTCTGTGCGCCGCTACACCCTCACCGGGCCGCTCTGCACGCCGAACGACGTGGTCGCCAAGAAGGTCGAGCTGCCCGAGGTGCGGCCGGGGGATCTGTTGGGGGTGGAGCGCTCGGGGGCGTACGGGCCGACCGCGTCGCCGGGTCTCTTTCTGAGCCACGGTTATCCGGCCGAGGTCATCGTCCACCGTGGGCGGGCCCATCTGGTGAGGGAGCGGGACACGACCGAGGATCTGCTCGCCAAGCAGCGGCTCGTCGACTTCGGCCTCGGCTCCGGCCTCGACCTCGGCTCTGGCTCGGGCTCCGGCTCCGGCTCCGGCCTCAACTCCGGCTCCGGCTCCGGCTCCGGCTCCGGCTCCGGCTCCGGCTCCGGCCTCAACTCCGGCTTCGACTTCGACGGCACGTCTTGA
- a CDS encoding aspartate aminotransferase family protein yields MTIAPPDLSVFQTLESEVRSYCRGWPTVFDRARGSRLYDEDGHVFLDFFAGAGSLNYGHNNPVLKRALLDHLERDGVTQGLDMATTAKRTFLETFQNLVLRPRDLPYKVMFPGPTGTNAVEAALKLARKVKGRESVVSFTNAFHGMSLGSLAVTGNAFKRAGAGVPLVHAVPLPYDSYLDRVDRIDRVDRVDRVDRVDPIGHLDDHVGSGFDEVPEFLWFERMLADRGSGLDTPAAVIVETVQGEGGVNVARPEWLRALAALCERRDMLLIVDDIQMGCGRTGAFFSFEEAGIVPDIVTVSKSISGYGLPMSLTLFKPELDVWEPGEHNGTFRGNNPAFVTSAAALDTYWADDQTEKQTLARGQQVEQALLALVDEHRDAVHRGRGLVWGVEFTDRARASAVCRRAFQLGLLLETSGPEDEVVKLLPALTITPDELDEGLRVLARAVRETA; encoded by the coding sequence ATGACCATCGCCCCGCCCGACCTGAGCGTCTTCCAGACCCTGGAGTCGGAGGTACGGAGCTACTGCCGGGGCTGGCCCACCGTCTTCGACCGGGCCCGGGGCAGCCGGCTGTACGACGAGGACGGCCATGTCTTCCTGGACTTCTTCGCGGGCGCCGGTTCACTCAACTACGGGCACAACAACCCGGTGCTCAAGCGGGCGTTGCTCGACCATCTGGAGCGGGACGGCGTCACCCAGGGCCTCGACATGGCGACCACCGCCAAGCGGACGTTCCTGGAGACCTTCCAGAACCTCGTGCTCCGGCCGCGCGATCTGCCGTACAAGGTCATGTTCCCGGGGCCGACCGGCACCAACGCGGTGGAGGCCGCGCTGAAGCTGGCGCGGAAGGTCAAGGGCCGGGAGTCGGTCGTGTCCTTCACGAACGCCTTCCACGGTATGTCCCTCGGCTCGCTCGCCGTCACCGGCAACGCCTTCAAACGGGCCGGCGCCGGTGTGCCCCTGGTGCACGCCGTACCGCTGCCGTACGACAGTTACCTCGACCGCGTCGACCGCATCGACCGCGTCGACCGCGTCGACCGCGTCGACCGCGTCGATCCCATCGGCCACCTCGACGATCACGTCGGCAGCGGCTTCGACGAGGTCCCCGAATTCCTCTGGTTCGAACGGATGCTGGCGGACCGGGGCTCCGGTCTGGACACGCCCGCCGCGGTGATCGTGGAGACCGTGCAGGGCGAGGGCGGTGTCAACGTCGCCCGGCCGGAGTGGCTGCGGGCGCTGGCCGCGCTGTGCGAGCGGCGGGACATGCTGCTCATCGTCGACGACATCCAGATGGGCTGCGGGCGCACGGGCGCGTTCTTCTCCTTCGAGGAGGCGGGCATCGTCCCGGACATCGTGACGGTGTCGAAGTCGATCAGCGGGTACGGGCTGCCGATGTCCCTGACGCTGTTCAAGCCGGAGCTGGACGTCTGGGAGCCGGGCGAGCACAACGGCACCTTCCGCGGCAACAACCCGGCGTTCGTCACGTCGGCCGCCGCGCTCGACACGTACTGGGCCGACGACCAGACGGAGAAGCAGACCCTCGCCCGCGGCCAGCAGGTCGAACAGGCGCTGCTCGCGCTCGTCGACGAGCACCGGGACGCCGTCCACCGGGGGCGCGGCCTGGTCTGGGGCGTCGAGTTCACCGACCGGGCGCGGGCCTCGGCCGTGTGCCGCCGCGCCTTCCAGCTCGGCCTGCTCCTGGAGACCTCGGGCCCCGAGGACGAGGTCGTCAAGCTGCTGCCGGCGCTGACCATCACCCCCGACGAACTGGACGAGGGGCTGCGCGTCCTGGCCCGAGCCGTCCGCGAAACCGCCTGA
- a CDS encoding class I adenylate-forming enzyme family protein — MPTESQQFPAPTERPAPPTLFERPAPPPPSSPPASPTPHLLHHLLDGAAERAPQAPALSTRGGGLTYGELADASVRLAGRLRREGLGRGDRLVVKAEDGLGVAMLVYAASRIGAVFSVLHEQVRGGPLEHVLGDCEPRVLVSDDTEALRTAEGAGVTAVRIEDLVRTALDPREPGAHTAAPQPRAHTAASQPRAHTAAPPTDPHGPGPLTTVDPVSLIYTSGTTALPKAVVSTHQQVLFAVSAIQACLGYRADDVVYCPLPLSFDYGLYQLYLSALSGARLHLGTVAEAGPPLLRSLEESGATVLPGVPSVADRLAWLLRRGSGEAGGRLRGLRLLTNTGAALSDTTMAALRGALPGLRIQVMYGLTECKRTAIMPPDGDLARPGSCGLPLPGTEVFVVGDDGERLPAGEIGQFVVRGPHVMAGYWRRPDLTAERFPRAEGLFPELRTGDYGRQDEDGYLYFAGRRDDLYKERGFRLSATEVEAAAARVEGVVSAAVLPPDGQRSAVLAVVADLPAEEVRERMRDLIEPFKIPRRCVRLDALPVNGNGKVDRKQLAALVSSPDLLAPAAR; from the coding sequence ATGCCCACAGAGTCCCAGCAATTCCCGGCCCCCACGGAGCGCCCCGCGCCTCCCACCCTCTTCGAACGCCCCGCGCCCCCACCCCCATCGTCGCCCCCGGCATCCCCCACCCCCCACCTCCTCCACCACCTCCTCGACGGGGCCGCCGAACGCGCCCCCCAGGCCCCCGCCCTGAGCACCCGCGGCGGCGGTCTGACCTACGGCGAGCTGGCCGACGCCAGTGTGCGGCTGGCCGGGCGGCTTCGGCGGGAGGGGCTGGGCCGGGGTGACCGTCTGGTCGTGAAGGCGGAGGACGGGCTCGGTGTGGCGATGCTGGTGTACGCCGCGTCCCGGATCGGGGCGGTGTTCAGCGTGCTGCACGAGCAGGTGCGCGGCGGCCCGTTGGAGCATGTGCTGGGCGACTGCGAGCCCCGCGTCCTCGTCTCCGACGACACGGAGGCCCTCCGTACCGCTGAGGGGGCCGGCGTCACGGCCGTACGGATCGAGGACCTCGTACGAACGGCTCTCGACCCTCGCGAACCCGGTGCCCACACCGCCGCCCCGCAACCTCGCGCCCACACCGCCGCCTCGCAACCCCGCGCCCACACTGCCGCCCCACCAACCGACCCTCACGGTCCCGGCCCCCTGACCACCGTCGACCCGGTCAGCCTCATCTACACCTCCGGGACCACGGCCCTGCCCAAGGCGGTGGTGAGCACTCACCAGCAGGTGCTGTTCGCGGTGTCCGCCATCCAGGCCTGTCTCGGCTACCGCGCCGACGACGTCGTGTACTGCCCGCTGCCGCTCTCCTTCGACTACGGCCTCTACCAGCTCTATCTGTCCGCGCTGAGCGGAGCGCGGTTGCATCTCGGCACGGTCGCGGAGGCCGGTCCGCCGCTGCTGCGGAGTCTGGAGGAGAGCGGGGCGACGGTGCTGCCGGGGGTGCCGTCCGTGGCCGACCGGCTGGCGTGGCTGTTGCGGCGCGGCTCCGGGGAAGCGGGCGGCCGGCTGCGGGGGCTGCGGCTGCTCACCAACACCGGGGCGGCGCTGTCCGACACCACCATGGCCGCGCTGCGCGGCGCGCTGCCGGGGCTGCGGATCCAGGTGATGTACGGCCTCACGGAGTGCAAGCGCACCGCGATCATGCCGCCCGACGGCGACCTCGCCCGGCCCGGCTCCTGCGGTCTGCCGCTGCCCGGCACCGAGGTCTTCGTCGTCGGGGACGACGGTGAACGGCTACCGGCCGGCGAGATCGGGCAGTTCGTGGTCCGCGGACCGCATGTGATGGCCGGCTACTGGCGGCGCCCCGACCTGACCGCCGAGCGCTTCCCGCGCGCCGAGGGCCTCTTCCCCGAGCTGCGCACCGGCGACTACGGCCGGCAGGACGAGGACGGCTACCTCTACTTCGCCGGGCGCCGCGACGACCTCTACAAGGAGCGCGGCTTCCGGCTCAGCGCCACCGAGGTCGAGGCCGCGGCGGCCCGCGTGGAGGGCGTCGTATCGGCCGCCGTACTGCCTCCCGACGGGCAGCGGTCCGCGGTGCTCGCCGTGGTCGCGGACCTGCCCGCGGAGGAGGTGCGCGAGCGCATGCGCGACCTGATCGAACCCTTCAAGATCCCCCGCCGCTGTGTACGCCTCGACGCACTGCCCGTGAACGGCAACGGAAAGGTCGACCGGAAGCAGCTCGCCGCCCTGGTCTCCTCCCCCGACCTGCTCGCACCGGCCGCCCGCTGA
- a CDS encoding ectoine synthase has product MIVRSFKDIENTDRHVKAKSGTWESKRIVLAQERVGFSLHETTVYAGTETTMWYANHIEAVLCVAGESELTNEETGEKHWITPGTMYLLDGHERHTLRPRTDSRYVCVFNPPVTGAEDHDESGAYPLLTGELTGELTGELTGEGAGRP; this is encoded by the coding sequence GTGATCGTCCGATCGTTCAAGGACATCGAGAACACCGACCGTCATGTGAAGGCGAAATCGGGAACGTGGGAGAGCAAGCGCATCGTGCTCGCCCAGGAGCGGGTCGGCTTCTCCCTGCACGAGACCACCGTCTACGCCGGCACCGAGACGACCATGTGGTACGCGAACCACATCGAGGCCGTGCTGTGCGTGGCGGGCGAGTCCGAGCTCACCAACGAGGAGACCGGCGAGAAGCACTGGATCACACCGGGGACGATGTACCTCCTCGACGGCCATGAGCGGCACACGCTCCGCCCCAGGACGGACTCCCGTTACGTCTGCGTCTTCAACCCGCCGGTCACCGGCGCCGAGGACCACGACGAGTCGGGCGCGTACCCCCTGCTGACCGGAGAACTGACCGGGGAACTGACGGGAGAACTGACCGGTGAGGGGGCGGGCCGCCCGTGA
- the ectA gene encoding diaminobutyrate acetyltransferase → MTTSIAAPSTAEDTAAEPARRAVFRTPRPEDGFAVWELVKNTPGLDTNSPYSYVLWFRDFADCSLLATVNGEIVGFLTGYRRPDEPETYFVWQTAVSPRHGIPFLGVRLFEAAAERQRERGARYVEATVSADNKAIHMVLKQYARKRSAEVAERVLFPAAWLGDGHHDEVLHRIGPLTGTTTSTSTTTGPLTSTTTGITTHQEKEQA, encoded by the coding sequence GTGACCACGTCGATCGCCGCGCCGTCCACCGCCGAGGACACGGCCGCCGAACCGGCCCGGAGGGCCGTCTTCCGCACCCCGCGCCCCGAAGACGGCTTCGCCGTCTGGGAGTTGGTGAAGAACACCCCGGGCCTGGACACCAACAGCCCCTACTCCTACGTCCTGTGGTTCCGGGACTTCGCCGACTGCTCCCTGCTCGCCACCGTGAACGGCGAGATCGTCGGCTTCCTCACCGGCTACCGGCGTCCCGACGAGCCCGAGACGTACTTCGTCTGGCAGACGGCCGTCAGCCCCCGGCACGGCATCCCGTTCCTCGGCGTACGGCTCTTCGAGGCCGCAGCCGAGCGGCAGCGCGAGCGCGGCGCCCGGTATGTCGAGGCCACCGTGTCCGCCGACAACAAGGCCATCCACATGGTCCTCAAGCAGTACGCCCGCAAGCGGTCGGCCGAGGTCGCCGAACGCGTGCTGTTCCCGGCCGCGTGGCTCGGCGACGGCCACCACGACGAGGTCCTGCACCGCATCGGCCCCCTCACCGGCACCACCACCAGCACCAGCACCACCACCGGCCCCCTCACCAGCACCACCACCGGCATCACCACCCACCAGGAGAAGGAGCAGGCATGA
- a CDS encoding phosphopantetheine-binding protein: MDRQNVVTALENALTHVLERPVTGLHGDIRLFDDLHLDSTTMLEMLMALEDSIGLVVDPEELDADDFVSVDTFTDFVLASGATADPERAAV; encoded by the coding sequence ATGGATCGTCAGAACGTCGTCACCGCACTCGAAAACGCCCTCACCCACGTCCTCGAACGGCCCGTCACCGGTCTCCACGGCGACATCCGGCTCTTCGACGACCTGCACCTGGACTCCACGACGATGCTCGAAATGCTGATGGCGCTGGAGGACTCCATAGGCCTGGTCGTCGACCCGGAGGAGCTGGACGCGGACGACTTCGTCTCGGTGGACACCTTCACCGACTTCGTCCTCGCCTCAGGGGCCACGGCCGATCCCGAGCGGGCCGCCGTATGA
- the thpD gene encoding ectoine hydroxylase, translating to MTTAPTRIDRYPTRVTGEAIAQPRLDPTVWGTQAGPLSRRELERYDADGYHVFDNLLSEQEVQLYRAELQRLSEDPAVLAGGRVVLEPDSDRLRSVFEVEKVSEVFADLLASPRLTDVARQVLGSEVYIHQSRVNYKPGFGGAQFDWHSDFETWHAEDGMPKPRAFSVSIALSENYEFNGPLMVMPGTHRTFVPSVGETPPDFHKESLRVHRITVGSPGPEHLTRMAREHGIKQIAGPAGSAVMFDSNLMHGSNGNITPFARSNIFIVYNSVENALEEPYAAAAPRPQHLGNREFPRGM from the coding sequence ATGACCACCGCCCCCACCCGCATCGACCGCTACCCGACCCGCGTCACCGGCGAGGCCATCGCCCAGCCGCGCCTCGACCCGACCGTGTGGGGCACCCAGGCGGGGCCGCTGAGCCGGCGGGAACTGGAGCGCTACGATGCCGACGGCTACCACGTCTTCGACAACCTGCTGAGCGAGCAGGAGGTCCAGCTCTACCGTGCGGAACTCCAGCGGCTGAGCGAGGACCCGGCGGTGCTCGCGGGCGGCCGTGTGGTGCTGGAACCGGACTCCGACCGCCTCCGTTCGGTCTTCGAGGTCGAGAAGGTCAGCGAGGTCTTCGCCGACCTGCTCGCCTCGCCGCGGCTGACGGACGTGGCCCGGCAGGTGCTGGGCTCGGAGGTGTACATCCACCAGAGCCGGGTCAACTACAAGCCCGGCTTCGGCGGCGCCCAGTTCGACTGGCACTCGGACTTCGAGACCTGGCACGCCGAGGACGGCATGCCCAAGCCGCGCGCGTTCAGCGTGTCCATCGCGCTGAGCGAGAACTACGAGTTCAACGGCCCGCTCATGGTCATGCCGGGGACGCACAGGACGTTCGTCCCCTCGGTCGGCGAGACACCCCCGGACTTCCACAAGGAGTCGCTGCGGGTGCACCGCATCACCGTGGGCTCCCCCGGCCCGGAGCACCTGACGCGGATGGCGCGGGAGCACGGGATCAAGCAGATCGCCGGCCCGGCCGGGTCCGCGGTGATGTTCGACTCGAACCTGATGCACGGTTCGAACGGCAACATCACCCCGTTCGCGCGGTCCAACATCTTCATCGTCTACAACAGCGTGGAGAACGCCCTGGAGGAGCCGTACGCGGCCGCCGCGCCCCGCCCGCAGCACCTGGGCAACCGGGAGTTCCCGCGAGGGATGTGA